Proteins from a genomic interval of Nitrospina gracilis Nb-211:
- a CDS encoding sigma 54-interacting transcriptional regulator: MLRLREIVLGGIGAALTGIVLWSLPNLVQSWEWKTLDLRFQWRGAVATDPNLVLVEADDESAQTFGRWPWRRTVHAHLIELLADQKSRTVVYDVLFALKDDPLEDRALEQAIDIAGNVVFPVAVRLLEKRAPYAPDHSGAGLEWKGLDLPPQAKRYFLANRAIFPLASFAEHVTGLGHIATNRDADGIIRRVPLLVNYHKQLVPSLAFQGVLQYLKVSPENVVPGDKTILLKGAQFPGSTVRRDIVIPVDAQGQMLINYAGRWSETFLHASMAAVLDRPQAGEAMKGPSVTLQDKLVLVANTISGYDAKPVPMEKDFPGVGVHANIINTLLTESFLKETSPAFHILLVVLLSLATAQGLTIRYYTLQALFVAVLLAGYASAAAFLFQSNLVLPVVGPLAAVAVTTLWVSLYNASSEKETADMMKHTAERLSGEKQKVEAQIENLSRDLTAREQEMDALQRQYQEEKVSLENRIRDLRLHTGLGSALGKLTEPSFQECREHGIVTLEESVVQTFRDLKQVAPNASTVLLLGESGTGKELFARALHRLSGRPGRFVDINLAACPEGLVESELFGHVKGAFTGATSDKAGRFRDADGGTLFLDEIGEVKPDLQVKLLRVLQEREVTPVGGTRSYKVDVRVVSATNKDLKAEMEAGRFRSDLYYRLNTIPFALQPLRERPKDIELLAWHFMDRYKNRYQRNITGISKKAMEVLKAYAWPGNVREFENVIERGVTLGEGSIIQEKDLQLKEEMASATLSPPVPALPENRDTSFLETLRANRFEINATAKHLEVSRNTVASRFKGICFQRLVECGGDCDQAARSVSGDGSDYDFVLQKLEEYYQNLVKGSAEWTDVESAVADALKRSRNVPTAYHPAIAQLVRDRFAKDHPPAGSA, translated from the coding sequence ATGCTGAGACTCAGGGAGATTGTGCTGGGAGGAATCGGGGCCGCACTCACCGGCATCGTGCTGTGGTCTTTGCCCAACCTGGTGCAGTCGTGGGAATGGAAAACCCTCGACCTGCGCTTCCAGTGGCGGGGCGCGGTGGCCACGGACCCCAACCTGGTGCTGGTCGAAGCGGATGACGAAAGCGCGCAAACCTTCGGCAGATGGCCGTGGAGGCGCACCGTCCACGCCCACCTCATCGAACTCCTCGCCGATCAGAAATCCCGCACCGTGGTGTACGACGTGCTCTTTGCCTTGAAGGACGATCCGTTGGAAGACCGCGCGCTGGAGCAGGCTATCGACATCGCGGGCAACGTGGTGTTTCCGGTGGCGGTGCGGCTTCTCGAAAAACGCGCGCCGTACGCGCCGGATCACAGCGGCGCCGGGCTGGAGTGGAAAGGGCTGGACCTGCCGCCGCAGGCGAAACGTTATTTCCTCGCCAACCGCGCCATCTTTCCGCTGGCTTCGTTCGCCGAACACGTCACCGGCTTGGGGCACATCGCCACCAACCGCGACGCCGACGGCATCATCCGCCGCGTGCCCTTGCTGGTGAACTACCACAAGCAGTTGGTGCCGTCGCTGGCGTTTCAGGGTGTCTTGCAATACCTCAAGGTCTCGCCGGAAAATGTGGTGCCGGGTGACAAAACCATCCTGCTCAAGGGCGCACAGTTTCCCGGCAGTACGGTGAGGCGCGATATCGTTATCCCGGTGGACGCACAGGGGCAGATGCTCATCAACTACGCCGGGCGCTGGAGCGAAACCTTTCTGCACGCATCGATGGCGGCGGTGCTGGACCGGCCGCAGGCGGGCGAAGCGATGAAAGGTCCCTCGGTCACTTTGCAGGATAAACTGGTGCTCGTCGCCAACACCATTTCCGGCTACGATGCCAAACCGGTGCCGATGGAAAAGGATTTCCCCGGCGTCGGCGTGCACGCCAACATCATCAACACCCTGCTCACCGAATCGTTTCTTAAGGAAACGTCTCCCGCGTTTCACATCCTGCTCGTCGTGCTTCTGAGCCTGGCGACGGCGCAGGGGCTGACCATCCGCTATTACACGCTCCAGGCGTTGTTCGTCGCCGTCCTGCTTGCGGGCTACGCCTCCGCCGCGGCGTTTCTGTTTCAGTCGAACCTGGTCCTGCCGGTGGTGGGCCCGCTCGCCGCCGTCGCCGTCACTACGCTGTGGGTGTCGCTCTACAACGCGTCGTCGGAAAAGGAAACCGCCGACATGATGAAGCACACGGCGGAGAGGCTCTCCGGAGAAAAACAGAAAGTCGAAGCGCAGATCGAAAACCTGTCGCGCGACCTCACCGCGCGGGAACAGGAGATGGATGCGCTTCAGCGCCAGTACCAGGAGGAGAAGGTTTCACTGGAAAACCGCATCCGCGACCTGCGCCTGCACACCGGGCTGGGATCGGCCTTGGGCAAACTCACCGAGCCGTCCTTCCAGGAATGCCGCGAACACGGCATCGTCACGCTGGAGGAATCCGTGGTGCAGACGTTCCGCGATCTCAAGCAGGTCGCGCCGAACGCGTCCACCGTGCTTCTGCTTGGCGAGTCGGGCACGGGCAAGGAACTGTTCGCCCGCGCCCTGCACCGGTTGAGCGGACGCCCCGGGCGGTTCGTGGACATCAACCTCGCCGCCTGCCCGGAGGGGCTGGTGGAAAGCGAACTGTTCGGCCACGTGAAAGGAGCGTTCACGGGAGCCACGTCGGACAAGGCCGGACGCTTCCGCGATGCGGACGGCGGCACGCTGTTTCTCGATGAGATCGGCGAGGTCAAACCGGACTTGCAGGTCAAGCTCCTGCGCGTGCTGCAGGAGCGGGAGGTGACGCCCGTCGGCGGCACGCGTTCATACAAGGTGGATGTGCGCGTCGTCTCCGCCACCAACAAGGATCTGAAGGCGGAGATGGAGGCGGGGCGCTTTCGCAGTGACCTCTATTACCGGCTCAACACGATTCCCTTCGCTCTGCAACCGCTTCGTGAACGCCCGAAAGACATCGAGCTCCTTGCCTGGCATTTCATGGACCGCTACAAGAACCGCTACCAACGCAACATCACCGGCATCTCCAAAAAAGCGATGGAGGTGCTCAAAGCTTACGCGTGGCCGGGCAATGTGCGCGAATTCGAAAACGTGATCGAACGCGGGGTGACGCTGGGCGAGGGCAGTATCATTCAGGAAAAGGACCTGCAACTGAAAGAAGAGATGGCATCGGCCACGCTCTCCCCTCCGGTGCCGGCGTTGCCGGAAAACCGCGACACGTCGTTTCTCGAAACCCTGCGCGCCAACCGGTTCGAGATCAACGCCACGGCGAAGCACCTCGAGGTCAGCCGCAACACCGTCGCCAGCCGCTTCAAGGGCATCTGCTTTCAACGGCTGGTGGAGTGCGGCGGCGACTGCGACCAGGCGGCGCGGTCGGTGAGTGGAGATGGCTCGGATTACGATTTCGTTCTGCAGAAACTGGAAGAGTATTACCAGAACCTGGTCAAGGGCAGTGCGGAGTGGACCGATGTCGAAAGCGCCGTTGCCGATGCGCTGAAGCGTTCGCGCAATGTGCCCACCGCATACCATCCCGCCATCGCCCAGTTGGTGCGCGACCGCTTCGCCAAAGACCACCCGCCGGCCGGTTCCGCGTGA
- a CDS encoding glycosyltransferase family 2 protein, whose product MNGPDSVVVIVVNHNSGGYLKACLESMKVQTRKPDRVIVMDNASSDGSLDQARDTLPEAELVCLDTNTGFAAANNRAVRQAGDCRWVALLNPDAAPDPDWLQSLLDAAAAHPDHSFFGSHLVQYDDSERLDGTGDVYHVCGLAWRRDHGRRAKLCRRETGDVFSPCAAAALYDRNAFLDAGGFDEDFFAYFEDTDLAFRLRLSGHRCLYVAGARVRHAGWGSSEPGSEFSIYHAHRNLVWTFVKNMPAPLHWKYLPAHLALNLFSILWFTLKGKPGVILKAKWDALRGLPAALKKRRAIQKHIVTEAGALQQAMNRNWLEPFKVFLMRRR is encoded by the coding sequence ATGAACGGACCGGATTCCGTCGTTGTCATCGTGGTCAATCACAACAGCGGTGGGTATTTGAAAGCCTGCCTCGAAAGCATGAAAGTGCAGACTCGAAAACCCGACCGCGTGATCGTGATGGACAACGCCAGCAGTGACGGCTCCCTGGACCAGGCGCGCGACACATTGCCGGAGGCAGAGCTGGTTTGCCTGGATACCAACACCGGCTTCGCCGCCGCCAACAACCGCGCCGTGCGCCAGGCGGGCGACTGCCGCTGGGTGGCGCTCCTCAATCCCGACGCCGCGCCCGATCCCGACTGGTTGCAATCGTTGCTCGACGCCGCCGCGGCCCATCCGGACCATTCCTTCTTCGGCAGTCATCTGGTGCAATACGACGACTCCGAACGGCTGGACGGCACGGGTGACGTGTACCATGTGTGCGGGCTGGCGTGGCGGCGCGACCACGGCCGCCGCGCCAAACTCTGCCGCCGCGAGACGGGAGACGTGTTCTCTCCCTGCGCCGCCGCGGCGCTGTACGATCGAAACGCGTTTCTCGACGCGGGCGGATTCGATGAAGATTTCTTCGCCTACTTCGAGGACACCGACCTCGCCTTCCGCCTGCGGCTGAGCGGACACCGTTGCCTGTATGTGGCCGGCGCGCGGGTGCGCCATGCGGGATGGGGGTCCTCGGAGCCGGGCAGTGAGTTTTCGATTTATCACGCGCACCGCAACCTGGTGTGGACGTTTGTGAAAAACATGCCCGCACCGTTGCACTGGAAATACCTGCCCGCGCATCTCGCGCTCAACCTGTTTTCCATTTTGTGGTTCACCTTGAAAGGCAAACCCGGCGTCATTTTAAAAGCCAAGTGGGATGCGTTGCGCGGATTGCCTGCGGCTCTCAAAAAGCGGCGGGCCATTCAAAAACACATCGTGACCGAAGCGGGCGCACTGCAGCAAGCCATGAACCGCAACTGGCTGGAACCGTTCAAAGTGTTTTTAATGCGCAGGCGTTGA
- a CDS encoding glycosyltransferase family 2 protein produces MSGVRDPQPDTNPAPMPQPDAKTSLTRISLLMPTRGRREQAARCLESLVTTASHPDALEVVVYVDDDDPESHALDCRDIAFRKIIGPQSNLGALNTACLKRTTGGIIGAINDDVVVHTHGWDDRLRAIHARFPDGIYLAYPNDLFLGERMASFPFMPRTACDALGDPFPAEYPGDFQDHHLLDLFQRLKHRGHDRIVYMEDVVMEHLHVRFGNGKGDPDRYNGRALGEGDNVFLAFHPHRKRLTRRLQAVIEKKPLPPLPAPPHIRPLPESNLVMGFRLTASFLLDGSLPPRWRWFLFTFFGKLYWIKKYRYPTPRWQYTLLKRLVDAVNPSPKSKVGKSGP; encoded by the coding sequence ATGAGTGGCGTGCGGGACCCCCAACCCGATACCAACCCGGCCCCCATGCCTCAACCGGACGCCAAAACATCCCTCACCCGCATCTCGCTACTGATGCCGACGCGCGGCCGCCGCGAACAGGCGGCGCGTTGCCTTGAAAGCCTCGTCACCACCGCAAGCCACCCGGACGCACTGGAAGTGGTGGTGTACGTCGATGACGACGATCCCGAAAGCCATGCCCTCGACTGCAGGGACATCGCTTTTCGCAAAATCATCGGACCGCAGTCGAATCTTGGCGCACTCAACACCGCGTGCCTGAAACGCACAACCGGTGGCATCATCGGTGCGATCAACGACGACGTGGTGGTGCACACGCACGGATGGGACGACCGCCTGCGCGCCATCCACGCGCGGTTCCCCGACGGCATCTACCTCGCCTACCCCAACGACCTGTTTCTGGGCGAACGCATGGCGAGCTTTCCATTCATGCCGCGCACCGCCTGCGACGCGCTGGGCGACCCGTTTCCCGCCGAATACCCGGGCGATTTTCAGGATCACCACCTGCTCGACCTGTTTCAGCGTCTGAAGCACCGCGGGCACGATCGCATCGTTTACATGGAAGACGTGGTGATGGAACACCTGCACGTGCGTTTCGGCAATGGAAAGGGAGACCCGGACAGGTACAACGGCCGGGCGCTGGGAGAAGGCGATAATGTGTTCCTCGCGTTTCATCCTCACCGCAAACGCCTGACGCGCCGTCTTCAGGCAGTGATCGAAAAGAAGCCCTTACCTCCCCTCCCGGCTCCACCGCACATCCGGCCTCTACCTGAAAGCAATCTCGTCATGGGGTTCCGCCTCACCGCTTCGTTTCTTCTCGACGGTTCCCTGCCCCCGCGCTGGCGCTGGTTCCTGTTCACCTTCTTCGGCAAGTTGTACTGGATCAAAAAATACCGCTACCCCACACCGCGCTGGCAGTACACCCTGTTGAAACGGCTGGTCGATGCCGTGAATCCATCGCCGAAATCCAAAGTGGGAAAAAGCGGGCCATGA
- a CDS encoding NUDIX hydrolase → MKSTGSESPPYKLKKRKLIAENTQFNIYFDHVTGEEGVDVPDYLVVSPKRFVADGFSGVAILPVVDGKLALLKIYRHAIKGWSWEIPRGFIEPGEDLVESVARKLFEETGLRCAHENIRPLGSLHPDAGTLSARIQLFAGTECAAEQAYRANEIGHACMELFDIDTIQQHIHNNEIQDPSTLVAIFRYLHLNETAESE, encoded by the coding sequence ATGAAATCCACCGGCAGCGAAAGTCCGCCCTACAAGTTGAAAAAACGCAAACTGATCGCCGAAAACACGCAATTCAATATTTATTTCGATCACGTCACCGGCGAGGAAGGCGTGGATGTGCCCGACTATCTCGTGGTGTCGCCGAAGCGGTTTGTCGCCGATGGATTCAGCGGCGTCGCCATCCTGCCCGTGGTGGACGGCAAACTGGCTCTCCTCAAGATTTACCGTCACGCCATCAAGGGCTGGTCGTGGGAGATCCCGCGCGGATTCATCGAGCCCGGCGAGGACCTGGTGGAATCGGTGGCGCGCAAATTGTTTGAGGAAACCGGACTGCGTTGCGCGCATGAGAACATCCGCCCGCTGGGATCGCTCCACCCGGATGCAGGCACCCTGTCGGCACGCATTCAATTATTTGCAGGAACGGAGTGCGCCGCGGAACAGGCTTACCGCGCTAATGAGATCGGCCACGCGTGCATGGAATTATTCGACATCGACACCATTCAGCAACACATTCACAATAACGAAATCCAGGACCCATCCACGCTGGTCGCTATTTTCCGCTACCTGCACCTGAATGAAACAGCGGAATCCGAATGA
- a CDS encoding NAD-dependent epimerase/dehydratase family protein, with the protein MTKNRWFTGLMEPTNEPYGMAKLAGIKMCEAYNRQYGTQFVPVIPANAYGPHDHFDENGHVLAALIAKFHDAKTKNKKKVTLWGTGKPKREFFFVDDLADACLFLMDRYRKTDVINFGPGVETSIAQLAKRIQRVAGWKGDIEFDTTRPDGNPRRLLDSSRIRALGWSAKVPLEDGLRITYDWYTRAQVR; encoded by the coding sequence ATGACCAAGAACCGGTGGTTCACCGGGCTGATGGAGCCGACCAACGAGCCGTATGGCATGGCGAAGCTCGCCGGCATCAAGATGTGCGAGGCATACAACCGGCAGTACGGCACGCAGTTCGTGCCCGTCATCCCGGCCAACGCTTATGGCCCCCACGACCACTTCGACGAAAACGGTCACGTGCTGGCGGCGCTGATTGCGAAATTCCACGACGCCAAGACAAAAAATAAAAAGAAAGTGACCTTATGGGGCACGGGCAAACCCAAACGCGAATTTTTTTTCGTGGACGATCTCGCCGACGCCTGCCTGTTTCTGATGGACCGTTACCGCAAAACGGATGTCATCAACTTCGGTCCGGGTGTCGAGACCTCCATTGCGCAACTGGCGAAGCGCATCCAGCGCGTGGCGGGGTGGAAAGGCGATATTGAGTTCGACACGACACGGCCCGACGGCAATCCGCGCCGCCTGCTGGATTCGTCCCGCATCCGCGCGCTGGGATGGTCTGCCAAGGTTCCACTGGAAGATGGGTTGCGGATCACCTATGATTGGTACACGCGAGCGCAGGTCCGGTGA
- a CDS encoding NAD-dependent epimerase/dehydratase family protein, translated as MEAARIGGIHANNTYPAEFIQQNLTIQTNALDMAHRYIVKNCSCLSAPALIPNSANSR; from the coding sequence GTGGAGGCGGCGAGAATCGGCGGCATCCACGCCAACAACACGTATCCCGCCGAGTTCATCCAGCAGAACCTCACCATTCAGACCAACGCCCTCGACATGGCGCACCGGTACATCGTAAAAAATTGCTCCTGCTTGTCAGCTCCTGCACTTATCCCAAACAGTGCAAACAGCCGATGA
- a CDS encoding ABC transporter permease has product MKRFRKRGGMSICRFFTLIDTQARLALKAEASRLYLSYFWWIIEPMLYVAVFYFVFEVLLNRGGEEFLLFLLCGKIPFLWFSKSVMTASNSIVQNKGLVGQLDLPKALFPYASVQEGLYKQWAVFLVLFGVAAVYGYVPEFNWLWLVPLILVEYILIVAFSLIGAFCVSFAGDFRMLISMAMTFFLFTSGVFWDVRALADSASTQMVLAYNPMAFLLDAYRQVLMRHAVYDLNHLAMLGAAAGTVLYLMHGVFNRASRIIAAQVVDS; this is encoded by the coding sequence ATGAAACGATTCAGAAAGCGGGGAGGCATGAGCATTTGCAGGTTTTTCACTCTGATCGATACCCAGGCACGGCTGGCGCTCAAGGCGGAGGCCTCCCGGCTATATTTGAGCTATTTCTGGTGGATCATCGAGCCTATGCTTTATGTCGCGGTTTTTTATTTCGTGTTCGAAGTCCTGCTGAATCGCGGGGGCGAGGAATTCCTGCTGTTCCTGCTGTGTGGAAAAATCCCATTCCTGTGGTTTTCCAAATCCGTCATGACCGCCTCCAACAGCATCGTACAGAACAAGGGACTGGTCGGACAGCTGGATCTGCCAAAGGCTTTGTTCCCCTATGCCTCGGTGCAAGAGGGATTGTACAAACAGTGGGCGGTGTTTCTGGTTTTGTTCGGTGTTGCCGCCGTTTACGGCTACGTCCCGGAGTTCAATTGGTTGTGGCTGGTTCCGTTGATTCTGGTGGAATACATCCTGATTGTGGCGTTTTCTCTAATCGGCGCGTTTTGCGTGAGTTTTGCCGGGGACTTCCGCATGCTCATCAGCATGGCGATGACATTTTTCCTGTTCACCTCCGGCGTGTTCTGGGACGTGCGCGCCCTGGCCGATTCCGCGTCCACGCAGATGGTGCTGGCGTACAATCCGATGGCCTTTCTGCTTGACGCGTACCGGCAGGTGCTGATGAGGCATGCCGTGTATGACCTGAATCATCTTGCAATGCTGGGCGCGGCGGCGGGTACGGTTTTGTACCTCATGCACGGAGTGTTCAACAGAGCCAGCAGAATCATTGCCGCTCAGGTTGTGGACTCATGA
- a CDS encoding ABC transporter ATP-binding protein — MNESMKLEGVLAAAGVSMCYRTRTGLLKRFQHTALDNISFTLERGETLGVVGRNGSGKSSLLRILAGIIAPTSGAIECPPGVRRALLSLGLGFRPDLSGRDNALLGAMLQGAGKREALEFLPDIHEFSELGGFFDKPMRTYSAGMRARLGFATALKVNVEILLIDEVLSVGDVHFRHKAESAMLDKINGRQTVVFVSNNPGQVNKICGRAIWLEEGRIQAEGAVEQVTAEYRRFIQALDDKTGV; from the coding sequence ATGAACGAATCGATGAAACTGGAAGGCGTGTTGGCCGCCGCCGGCGTCTCCATGTGTTACAGGACGCGCACCGGCCTGCTGAAAAGGTTCCAGCACACGGCGCTCGACAACATCTCGTTCACGCTGGAGCGGGGCGAGACCCTAGGCGTGGTGGGACGCAACGGCTCGGGAAAAAGTTCACTCCTGCGCATTTTGGCGGGTATCATTGCGCCGACGTCGGGAGCGATCGAATGCCCGCCCGGTGTGCGTCGCGCGTTGTTGTCTCTGGGGTTGGGGTTTCGCCCGGACCTTTCCGGGCGCGACAACGCCCTGCTGGGCGCCATGCTTCAGGGAGCGGGCAAGCGGGAGGCGCTGGAGTTTCTGCCGGACATCCACGAGTTTTCCGAGCTGGGCGGATTTTTCGACAAGCCCATGCGGACCTACTCAGCGGGAATGCGCGCGCGGCTGGGGTTTGCCACGGCGCTCAAGGTGAATGTCGAGATTCTTTTGATCGACGAGGTGTTGAGCGTGGGCGACGTGCATTTCCGCCACAAGGCCGAAAGCGCGATGCTGGACAAGATCAACGGACGTCAGACCGTGGTGTTCGTGTCCAACAACCCCGGTCAGGTGAATAAAATCTGCGGCCGGGCAATCTGGCTGGAAGAGGGGCGGATTCAGGCGGAAGGCGCGGTGGAACAGGTGACCGCCGAATACCGCCGGTTCATCCAGGCGCTCGATGATAAAACTGGAGTGTGA